One part of the Theropithecus gelada isolate Dixy chromosome 5, Tgel_1.0, whole genome shotgun sequence genome encodes these proteins:
- the HMGB2 gene encoding high mobility group protein B2, with product MGKGDPNKPRGKMSSYAFFVQTCREEHKKKHPDSSVNFAEFSKKCSERWKTMSAKEKSKFEDMAKSDKARYDREMKNYVPPKGDKKGKKKDPNAPKRPPSAFFLFCSEHRPKIKSEHPGLSIGDTAKKLGEMWSEQSAKDKQPYEQKAAKLKEKYEKDIAAYRAKGKSEAGKKGPGRPTGSKKKNEPEDEEEEEEEEDEDEEEEDEDEE from the exons ATGGGTAAAGGAGACCCCAACAAGCCGCGGGGCAAAATGTCCTCGTACGCCTTCTTCGTGCAGACCTGCCGGGAAGAGCACAAGAAGAAACACCCGGACTCTTCCGTCAATTTCGCGGAATTCTCCAAGAAGTGTTCGGAGAGATGGAAG ACCATGTCTGCAAAGGAGAAGTCGAAGTTTGAAGATATGGCAAAAAGTGACAAAGCTCGCTATGATAGGGAGATGAAAAATTACGTTCCTCCCAAAGGTgataagaaagggaagaaaaaggatcCCAATGCTCCTAAAAGGCCGCC ATCTGCCTTTTTCCTGTTTTGCTCTGAACATCGCCCAAAGATAAAAAGTGAACACCCGGGCCTATCCATTGGGGATACTGCAAAGAAATTGGGTGAAATGTGGTCCGAGCAGTCAGCCAAAGATAAACAACCATATGAACAGAAAGCAGCTAAGCTAAAGGAGAAATATGAAAAG GATATTGCTGCATATCGTGCCAAGGGCAAAAGTGAAGCAGGAAAGAAGGGCCCTGGCAGGCCAACAGGctcaaagaagaagaatgaaccagaagatgaggaggaggaggaggaggaagaagatgaagatgaggaggaagaggatgaagaTGAAGAATAA